In Paenibacillus guangzhouensis, a single window of DNA contains:
- a CDS encoding MarR family winged helix-turn-helix transcriptional regulator, translated as MNDNEFKYESREKLEIQLGQQLNALISASHALNVRAAAKFDSSLQPAAFHIVRWLYSYGPTSAATLAESTAMDRSSVSRLVKQLESLGYVNREVSPHDGRGIVLSLTEDGQQKIVGALKEKESVFYERLSDWKDAELHDFIQMLSHFNGYNP; from the coding sequence ATGAACGATAATGAATTCAAATATGAATCAAGGGAGAAGCTAGAGATTCAATTGGGCCAGCAGCTGAACGCCCTCATCAGCGCTTCACATGCTTTGAATGTCAGAGCCGCAGCAAAGTTCGATTCCTCCCTGCAGCCTGCCGCTTTTCATATTGTTCGTTGGCTTTATTCTTATGGGCCAACTAGTGCCGCTACTTTAGCGGAATCAACGGCGATGGATAGAAGTTCAGTTAGTCGTCTTGTCAAACAGCTCGAATCTCTGGGGTATGTGAACAGAGAAGTGTCTCCGCATGATGGTCGGGGAATTGTGTTGTCTCTTACCGAGGATGGACAACAGAAAATAGTAGGTGCGCTTAAGGAGAAAGAGTCCGTTTTTTATGAACGACTCTCGGACTGGAAGGATGCAGAACTCCATGATTTCATCCAAATGCTCAGCCACTTTAATGGATATAATCCTTGA
- a CDS encoding ABC transporter substrate-binding protein, with translation MIKYPNITIEPIEVRPQDLFDRDAYVKMLTEKKPDLIDVNLEMYNYLIDRGLLYGIDSMIKKDKFDLEKLFIGVVDVLKGNDGQLYGLSQDFTTDAVYYNKDMFDKYQLPVPTDKMSWSEILQLAIRFPVDNSGNNSLYGLSTNSPLGIFGLFYAIGETDNLQMIRKNKLILESQEWDNIYRNIIKTYKYGAIWDYNTINEDLFIKGNVAMKVDSSSYIKSLKSESEFRWGVVTYPVDPKNPDYTPRLNLNHITSINKNSGQIDNAWNFIRFINSEEVSKAQSKILNGDVLSRPSIMIENNAEIDINAFYKLKPMAKYLKYDQQNAGFSAEFIPFFNKEAQKAIEGKLSIENSFDNILREGDIEIKASVSKEQGTAR, from the coding sequence ATGATTAAGTATCCTAACATTACTATCGAACCAATAGAGGTGAGACCACAAGATTTATTTGATAGAGATGCTTATGTAAAAATGCTAACAGAAAAGAAACCAGATTTAATTGATGTGAATTTAGAAATGTACAATTATTTGATAGACAGGGGATTGTTATATGGAATAGATTCAATGATAAAAAAAGACAAATTTGATCTCGAAAAACTATTTATAGGTGTGGTTGATGTGTTAAAAGGAAATGATGGCCAATTATACGGATTGAGTCAAGATTTCACTACTGATGCGGTGTATTATAATAAAGATATGTTCGATAAATATCAATTACCTGTTCCAACAGATAAAATGTCTTGGTCAGAAATACTTCAACTAGCAATAAGGTTTCCAGTTGATAATAGCGGGAATAATTCGCTATACGGTTTATCTACCAACTCCCCACTTGGTATATTTGGTTTATTTTACGCTATAGGCGAGACTGATAATTTACAAATGATTAGAAAAAATAAATTAATCTTAGAATCACAAGAGTGGGATAATATTTATCGAAATATAATTAAAACATATAAATATGGCGCAATCTGGGACTATAACACAATAAATGAAGATCTATTTATTAAGGGTAATGTTGCAATGAAAGTTGATTCTTCAAGTTATATAAAATCATTAAAAAGTGAAAGTGAATTCCGATGGGGGGTTGTAACATATCCTGTTGATCCGAAAAATCCTGATTATACTCCTCGGTTAAATTTAAATCATATTACTAGCATAAACAAAAATTCAGGACAGATAGATAATGCTTGGAACTTTATAAGATTTATTAATAGTGAAGAAGTATCAAAAGCTCAATCAAAAATTTTAAATGGCGATGTTCTATCACGTCCAAGTATCATGATAGAGAATAATGCTGAGATAGATATTAATGCATTTTATAAATTAAAACCAATGGCTAAATATCTTAAGTATGACCAACAAAATGCTGGGTTTAGTGCAGAGTTCATTCCCTTTTTCAACAAGGAAGCTCAAAAAGCAATTGAGGGTAAGCTATCCATAGAAAATTCTTTTGATAATATACTTCGAGAAGGAGATATTGAGATAAAAGCATCTGTCTCAAAAGAACAAGGTACTGCTCGATAA